The Chryseobacterium sp. JV274 sequence ATAACTCTTTACGAAGAAAAAAAAGAAAAAGAGAGACAAAAAGAAGATAAAACTAAAAATGACAAATAAAAATTCCCCACCAAACAGCGGGGAATTTTTATTTCGCAAAGAACAGATCAGCCTCAGCCTTTCTTCTGCGGATGAGTCCGTTTAATGTTTTTCCGCCTGCGGTAATATATCGTTTTGTAAACCAATTTTTAATTTCTGAATCCGTTGCTTTTTTATTGATCAAAGAAAACAGAGTGTCAGATCCTCCTGTATTGTAAGTGTGAGAAACTAGGGCGTCAAACTGATTTTGATTAAGTGCTATTTTCACTTTCGAGTTCACTATCTTTTCATAAGTCGGCAAAACTGAAGCGAATAGCTCTGCTCCTTTTTCTTTTGTGATTGCAGGATCTTTCATGGTTACTTTCTTTCCTCCGGGATAGTAAGTGTTACCATACCCTATCGTCGGAATTCCTGCAGAATCCAGATAAGGCTTAGCGCTGAAGCCTTCAAATGATACAATCAGGTCTATTCCTTTTTGTGATGTTTTCATTTTATTCTATTTTAATTTAAACAACCTCTCTTTTAAACAACTCTTCTTGAACCGGAATCAAATTTTCAATTCTCTTTTTTCCTAATTCAAAGTACTCCTGATCAATTTCACTTGCTATTCCTTTCATTCCCATATTGTGTACTGCTTCCATACAGCTCATTGAGCCTGCGAAAAAGTCAGCCACTATAATTTCCTCACGTTGCTTTGATTCTGGAATAACTAGAGCTAAAAGACGTTCTAATAGTCGTACAGGTTTTTGTGTTGGATGGATATTATCAAAATGATTTCTTTTTACAGTTATAATACTTTTTTCTTTCATGCCATTCACTACCGACTGCATAGTTTTAACCGATCGGCATTGTTCTTTACTTACACCTTGTATTGTGGTATTAAATCCTCGTTTTTTATCATCACCAAACTTTACTATTTTTTTAGTCATAAATAGCTCTAATGCTTCCAATTCCTTTGTGTTGTTAAGTGCTGATTTAATTCTTTTAATGTCCTGAATTATGCCAGGTGTATTTTCTTGCTTAATCTCAAGATATGGCACCCGTACATTATTTATTGCTGAATTTC is a genomic window containing:
- a CDS encoding lysozyme codes for the protein MKTSQKGIDLIVSFEGFSAKPYLDSAGIPTIGYGNTYYPGGKKVTMKDPAITKEKGAELFASVLPTYEKIVNSKVKIALNQNQFDALVSHTYNTGGSDTLFSLINKKATDSEIKNWFTKRYITAGGKTLNGLIRRRKAEADLFFAK
- a CDS encoding DNA-methyltransferase, which produces MKNIKLYNEDNLELMKRLPDESIDVICIDPPYLYLKNQKLERPFDEHKFFSECRRLLTKNGFIVMFGRGESFYRWNTILSDLKLTFKEEIIWDKSYTTSSMHAISRCHETIVIFGNSAINNVRVPYLEIKQENTPGIIQDIKRIKSALNNTKELEALELFMTKKIVKFGDDKKRGFNTTIQGVSKEQCRSVKTMQSVVNGMKEKSIITVKRNHFDNIHPTQKPVRLLERLLALVIPESKQREEIIVADFFAGSMSCMEAVHNMGMKGIASEIDQEYFELGKKRIENLIPVQEELFKREVV